In one Musa acuminata AAA Group cultivar baxijiao chromosome BXJ2-5, Cavendish_Baxijiao_AAA, whole genome shotgun sequence genomic region, the following are encoded:
- the LOC135611612 gene encoding probable auxin efflux carrier component 5c gives MYGRWAQDIVVQLSVVQGIAWMALLLFALEMKKASGAAGFAPVAIVAGAGGQVVALEPQQATDVGCNTDVVARPTLGSLMKTVRLKLALNPNIYARVALRDAINHGEIGVGDVQGWDIHIMTPLYVAFDLGYGSVQWWHIFTSEHCEAINRLIIYFTFKFTNTNF, from the exons ATGTACGGGAGATGGGCACAGGACATCGTCGTGCAGCTCTCCGTGGTGCAAGGAATCGCGTGGATGGCGTTGCTCCTGTTCGCGCTCGAGATGAAGAAGGCAAGTGGTGCTGCCGGCTTTGCTCCGGTGGCTATCGTAGCCGGCGCTGGTGGCCAGGTGGTGGCACTCGAACCGCAACAAGCAACAGACGTGGGGTGCAACACCGACGTCGTTGCACGTCCTACGTTAGGATCACTGATGAAGACGGTGCGACTCAAGCTCGCTCTCAATCCCAACATATACGCTAGA GTGGCACTTCGAGACGCCATTAATCATGGAGAGATTGGTGTTGGTGATGTCCAAGGTTGGGACATACATATAATGACGCCGCTCTATGTCGCATTCGACCTCGGCTATGGCTCGGTACAGTGGTGGCACATCTTCACTAGCGAGCATTGCGAGGCGATCAACCGCCTCATCATCTACTTCACCTTCAAGTTCACCAATACTAATTTTTGA